From a single Larimichthys crocea isolate SSNF chromosome XIII, L_crocea_2.0, whole genome shotgun sequence genomic region:
- the LOC104933420 gene encoding free fatty acid receptor 2: protein MQRCHTGLCLSVYIITFVLGFPANVLAFYTFCKKVRQKPRPIDILLLNLTISDLLFLIFLPFKMQEAMDDMLWKMPYVLCPLSGFVFYMTIYNSTFFLTAVSVERYLGVAFPIQHTLKRRPIYAVAASIFFWIFSILNLSIVYIVPLISPDHSHQNPSSHQNVSATPAPVEQRKVCYENFTEAQLNVLLPVRLELCIVLFCIPFLICCFCYINFIKILSKLKHIDNRRRNRAIGMALGTLLVFALCFGPYNVSHIVGFIQWKSPNWRDKALLCSTFNACLDPIIFYLSSSAVRGTVGSMLKGAKTRLNRFISWPAFCSMGGGNSESSKERGSSTNTI from the coding sequence ATGCAGCGATGCCACACTgggctgtgtctgtctgtctacatcATTACCTTTGTCCTGGGATTCCCAGCCAATGTCCTCGCCTTCTACACTTTCTGCAAGAAAGTGCGGCAGAAGCCCAGGCCGATTGACATCCTGCTCCTAAACCTGACCATCTCTGACCTCCTCTTTCTGATCTTCCTGCCCTTCAAGATGCAGGAAGCGATGGACGACATGCTCTGGAAAATGCCCTATGTCCTCTGCCCACTGTCTGGCTTCGTCTTCTACATGACCATCTACAACAGCACCTTCTTCCTCACTGCGGTCAGCGTTGAGCGCTACCTGGGTGTGGCTTTCCCCATCCAGCACACCCTAAAGCGCAGGCCTATATATGCTGTCGCCGCCAGTATCTTCTTCTGGATTTTCTCCATCCTGAACCTGAGTATTGTGTACATCGTGCCTTTAATCAGCCCTGATCACTCCCATCAGAATCCCTCCTCGCACCAGAATGTCTCAGCCACCCCTGCCCCTGTTGAACAAAGGAAGGTGTGTTATGAGAATTTCACCGAGGCTCAGCTGAACGTCCTCCTGCCCGTGCGTCTGGAGCTCTGTATTGTACTTTTCTGCATCCCTTTCCTCATTTGCTGTTTCTGCTACATCAACTTCATCAAGATCCTGTCCAAGCTGAAGCACATTGACAACCGCCGGCGCAACCGAGCCATTGGCATGGCTTTAGGAACACTGCTGGTGTTCGCTTTATGTTTCGGCCCCTATAACGTCTCGCACATTGTCGGTTTTATTCAATGGAAAAGTCCTAACTGGAGAGACAAGGCCCTGCTCTGCAGCACCTTTAATGCTTGTCTAGACCCTATTATTTTCTACCTGTCGTCCTCTGCTGTGAGGGGGACTGTGGGTAGTATGTTGAAAGGGGCTAAGACTCGCCTAAATAGGTTCATATCCTGGCCTGCGTTCTGCTCCATGGGAGGAGGAAATAGTGAGTcttcaaaagagagaggaagcagtACCAATACTATCTGA